In a genomic window of Streptomyces sp. NBC_01231:
- a CDS encoding Lrp/AsnC ligand binding domain-containing protein encodes MVQAYILIQTEVGKASTVAETISKLPGVIQAEDVTGPYDVIVRAQSDTVDDLGRMVVAKVQQVDGITRTLTCPVVHL; translated from the coding sequence GTGGTACAGGCGTACATCCTGATCCAGACGGAGGTCGGCAAAGCGTCGACCGTCGCAGAGACGATCAGCAAACTCCCTGGAGTCATCCAGGCCGAGGACGTGACAGGACCGTACGACGTCATCGTGCGCGCCCAGTCCGACACAGTGGACGATCTCGGCCGCATGGTGGTCGCGAAGGTCCAGCAAGTGGACGGCATCACCCGCACCCTGACCTGTCCGGTCGTCCATCTGTAG
- the leuD gene encoding 3-isopropylmalate dehydratase small subunit, with protein sequence MEAFTTHTGRAVPLRRSNVDTDQIIPAHWLKKVTRDGFEDGLFEAWRKDPSFILNQPERKGATVLIAGPDFGTGSSREHAVWALQNYGFKAVLSSRFADIFRGNSLKNGLLTVVLEQKVVDALQDLTEKDPEVEITVDLEAREVRAEGITAAFELDENARWRLLNGLDDISITLQNEPHIAAYEAKRPSHKPRTLQI encoded by the coding sequence ATGGAAGCATTCACCACGCACACCGGTCGGGCCGTCCCGCTGCGCCGCTCCAACGTCGACACCGACCAGATCATCCCTGCTCACTGGCTCAAGAAGGTCACCAGGGACGGGTTCGAGGACGGGCTGTTCGAGGCCTGGCGCAAGGACCCGTCATTCATCCTCAACCAGCCCGAGCGCAAGGGCGCGACCGTCCTGATCGCCGGCCCCGACTTCGGCACCGGCTCCTCCCGTGAGCACGCCGTCTGGGCGCTGCAGAACTACGGCTTCAAGGCGGTCCTCTCGTCCCGCTTCGCCGACATCTTCCGCGGCAATTCGCTCAAGAACGGCCTGCTCACAGTGGTTCTGGAGCAGAAGGTCGTGGACGCGCTGCAGGACCTCACGGAGAAGGACCCCGAGGTCGAGATCACGGTGGACCTGGAGGCACGTGAGGTGCGCGCCGAGGGCATCACCGCCGCCTTCGAACTCGACGAGAACGCCCGTTGGCGGCTGCTGAACGGGCTGGACGACATCTCCATCACCCTCCAGAACGAGCCCCACATCGCCGCGTACGAGGCCAAGCGCCCGTCTCACAAGCCGCGGACGCTCCAGATCTGA
- the rpmB gene encoding 50S ribosomal protein L28 — protein sequence MAANCDVCGKGPGFGNNISHSHRRTSRRWNPNIQRVRTVVSGTPKRVNACTSCIKAGKVSR from the coding sequence GTGGCTGCCAACTGCGACGTCTGCGGCAAGGGGCCGGGCTTCGGCAACAACATCTCGCACTCGCACCGCCGTACGTCCCGCCGCTGGAACCCGAACATCCAGCGTGTGCGTACCGTGGTGAGCGGGACGCCGAAGCGCGTGAACGCTTGCACCTCGTGCATCAAGGCCGGCAAGGTCTCGCGCTGA
- the thiD gene encoding bifunctional hydroxymethylpyrimidine kinase/phosphomethylpyrimidine kinase: MSAPPRVLTVAGSDSGGGAGIQADLKTMLALGVHGMSVVTAVTAQNSLGVQGAWELPVEAVRAQYRSVVDDIGVQAVKTGMLASAELVEAVAELVAGTDAPVVVDPVGVSKHGDPLLAASALDSVRTRLLPVATVATPNLDEVAQLTGVRVESEDQLPQAAAAVLAYGPAWVLIKGGHLTGDAVDLLTDGSEEHWLRAPRHDNRHTHGTGCTLASAIASQLAKGRTVPEAVAAAKEYVTGAIAAGYALGGGIGPVDHGWTFRPREG; the protein is encoded by the coding sequence ATGAGCGCGCCGCCGAGGGTGCTGACGGTCGCGGGTTCCGACTCCGGGGGCGGAGCCGGGATCCAGGCCGACCTGAAGACCATGCTCGCGCTCGGCGTGCACGGCATGAGTGTCGTCACGGCGGTCACCGCGCAGAACTCCCTCGGGGTGCAGGGGGCTTGGGAGCTGCCGGTGGAGGCGGTGCGGGCGCAGTACCGCAGCGTCGTGGACGACATCGGCGTCCAGGCGGTGAAGACGGGCATGCTCGCCTCGGCCGAACTCGTGGAGGCGGTGGCCGAGTTGGTCGCGGGCACGGATGCCCCCGTCGTCGTCGACCCGGTCGGGGTCTCCAAGCACGGGGACCCGTTGCTGGCCGCGTCCGCGCTGGACTCCGTACGGACAAGGCTGCTTCCGGTGGCCACCGTGGCCACCCCGAACCTCGACGAGGTGGCCCAACTCACCGGCGTACGGGTCGAGTCGGAGGACCAGCTGCCGCAGGCGGCGGCGGCTGTGCTGGCCTACGGGCCCGCGTGGGTGCTCATCAAGGGCGGTCATCTGACCGGTGACGCCGTGGACCTGCTCACGGACGGCTCCGAGGAGCACTGGCTGCGCGCGCCGAGACACGACAACCGGCACACGCACGGCACGGGCTGCACCCTCGCGTCGGCGATCGCGTCGCAGTTGGCGAAGGGGCGGACCGTGCCGGAGGCGGTGGCGGCGGCCAAGGAGTATGTCACCGGAGCGATCGCGGCCGGGTACGCGCTCGGCGGGGGGATCGGGCCGGTGGACCACGGATGGACCTTCCGGCCTCGGGAAGGGTGA
- the cofC gene encoding 2-phospho-L-lactate guanylyltransferase — translation MQWTLVIPVKPLARAKSRLSDTAADGLRPGLALAFAQDTVAAALACPAVKDVAVVTDDPLAGRELGALGARIVSDEPHGGLNAALAHAAAVVRATRPESAVAALNADLPALRPLELARVLDAATEFPRAFLPDAAAIGTTLLTAREGVELQPAFGTDSRARHRASGAEELVLDTVDSVRQDVDTGADLRAALALGVGPRTAAQAARLLIPGQ, via the coding sequence GTGCAGTGGACGTTGGTCATACCCGTTAAACCCCTGGCGCGGGCCAAGAGCAGGCTCTCGGACACCGCCGCCGACGGGCTGCGCCCAGGGCTGGCCCTCGCCTTCGCCCAGGACACCGTCGCGGCCGCGCTGGCCTGCCCGGCGGTGAAGGATGTGGCAGTCGTCACGGACGACCCCCTGGCAGGCCGTGAGCTGGGCGCGCTGGGTGCCCGCATCGTCTCCGACGAGCCGCACGGCGGTCTGAACGCGGCTCTGGCGCACGCGGCGGCCGTCGTACGCGCCACACGCCCCGAAAGCGCCGTGGCGGCCCTCAACGCGGATCTGCCGGCGTTGCGTCCCCTGGAATTGGCCCGGGTTCTGGACGCGGCAACGGAATTCCCCCGCGCTTTCCTCCCGGACGCCGCCGCAATCGGTACCACTCTGCTGACCGCCCGGGAAGGCGTGGAATTGCAGCCCGCCTTCGGTACGGATTCCCGAGCCCGCCATCGCGCCTCCGGAGCCGAGGAACTCGTTCTCGACACGGTGGATTCCGTACGGCAGGACGTGGACACCGGCGCCGATCTGCGCGCCGCCTTGGCCCTGGGGGTCGGCCCCCGCACGGCGGCTCAGGCAGCGCGGCTGTTGATCCCCGGGCAGTAG
- a CDS encoding thiamine-phosphate kinase, with protein sequence MKGTVGELGEFGLIRELTSRLTTTPAVRVGPGDDAAVVAAPDRRVVASTDILLEGRHFRRDWSTAYDVGRKAAAQNLADIAAMGAVPTALLLGLVVPGELPVTWASELMDGLRDECQVAGASVVGGDVVRGDTIMVSITALGDLRNNEPVTRGGAQPGDLVAVTGWLGWSAAGYAVLSRGFRSPRAFVEAHRRPEPPYHAGPAAAGLGATAMCDVSDGLIADLGHIAEASKVRIDIRSGAIDIPSQMNDIGQAVGVDAMQWVLTGGEDHAIVATFPPDVKLPARWKVIGEVLNPSALPQVTVDGAPWTTKGGWDHFGDIES encoded by the coding sequence ATGAAGGGCACTGTTGGTGAGCTGGGGGAGTTCGGGCTCATCAGGGAGCTCACCTCCCGTCTGACCACCACCCCGGCGGTCCGGGTCGGCCCCGGCGACGACGCCGCGGTGGTCGCCGCGCCGGACCGACGGGTCGTGGCCAGCACCGACATCCTCCTGGAGGGGCGGCACTTCCGCCGCGACTGGTCCACCGCCTACGACGTGGGCCGCAAGGCGGCCGCGCAGAACCTCGCGGACATCGCCGCCATGGGCGCCGTACCGACCGCGCTGCTGCTCGGCCTGGTCGTCCCCGGCGAACTCCCGGTGACCTGGGCGAGCGAGCTGATGGACGGCCTGCGCGACGAGTGCCAGGTGGCCGGCGCCTCCGTCGTGGGCGGGGACGTCGTACGCGGTGACACGATCATGGTGTCGATCACCGCGCTCGGCGACCTGCGCAACAACGAGCCGGTCACGCGGGGTGGTGCCCAGCCCGGTGACCTCGTCGCGGTGACCGGATGGCTGGGCTGGTCCGCGGCCGGTTACGCGGTGCTGTCCCGGGGGTTCCGTTCGCCGCGTGCCTTCGTGGAGGCGCACCGGCGGCCCGAGCCGCCGTACCACGCGGGTCCGGCCGCCGCCGGGCTCGGGGCGACCGCGATGTGCGACGTGAGCGACGGTCTGATCGCGGACCTCGGGCACATCGCCGAGGCCAGCAAGGTCCGTATCGACATCCGCTCCGGCGCGATCGACATCCCGTCCCAGATGAACGACATCGGGCAGGCCGTCGGCGTCGATGCCATGCAGTGGGTGCTGACCGGGGGAGAGGACCACGCGATCGTGGCGACCTTCCCGCCGGATGTGAAGCTGCCGGCCCGCTGGAAGGTGATCGGCGAGGTGCTGAACCCGTCGGCCCTGCCCCAGGTGACGGTCGACGGGGCGCCGTGGACCACGAAGGGCGGCTGGGACCACTTCGGGGACATCGAGTCATGA
- a CDS encoding NAD(P)-dependent glycerol-3-phosphate dehydrogenase, whose translation MSKPVKATVFGTGSWGTAFGMVLADAGCEVTLWGRRADLAEAVNSTRTNPDYLPGVQLPENLRATADAAEAARDADLTVLAIPSQTLRANLAEWTPLLAPDTVLVSLMKGVELGSAMRMSEVVEDVAKVGPSRVAVVTGPNLAREIAARMPAAAVVACTDEGVAQRLQAACHTPYFRPYTNTDVVGCELGGAVKNVIGLAVGIVDGMGLGDNAKGSLITRGLAETTRLGLAMGADPLTFSGLAGLGDLVATCSSPLSRNHTFGTNLGRGMTLQETIAVTRQTAEGVKSCESVLDLARRHGVDMPITETVVGIVHEGKPPVVALKELMSRSAKPERR comes from the coding sequence GTGAGCAAGCCGGTCAAGGCGACCGTCTTCGGCACCGGATCGTGGGGCACCGCCTTCGGCATGGTCCTCGCCGACGCGGGCTGCGAGGTGACCTTGTGGGGCCGGCGTGCCGACCTCGCGGAAGCGGTCAACTCCACGCGTACGAACCCCGACTACCTCCCCGGCGTCCAACTCCCCGAGAACCTGCGGGCGACCGCGGACGCGGCCGAGGCCGCGCGGGACGCCGACCTCACCGTGCTCGCGATCCCCTCCCAGACGCTGCGTGCCAACCTCGCCGAGTGGACACCGCTGCTCGCGCCGGACACGGTCCTCGTGTCGCTGATGAAGGGCGTCGAACTCGGTTCCGCCATGCGGATGAGCGAGGTCGTCGAGGACGTCGCCAAGGTGGGCCCGAGCCGCGTCGCGGTGGTCACAGGGCCCAACCTGGCCCGGGAGATCGCCGCGAGGATGCCTGCCGCGGCCGTGGTCGCGTGCACCGACGAGGGCGTCGCCCAGCGGCTCCAGGCCGCCTGCCACACGCCGTACTTCCGCCCGTACACCAACACCGACGTGGTGGGCTGCGAACTCGGCGGCGCGGTCAAGAACGTCATCGGGCTGGCCGTCGGCATCGTGGACGGCATGGGCCTCGGTGACAACGCCAAGGGTTCGCTGATCACGCGCGGGCTGGCGGAGACGACCCGGCTGGGTCTGGCGATGGGCGCCGACCCGCTGACGTTCTCCGGACTCGCGGGGCTCGGCGACCTGGTGGCGACCTGTTCCTCGCCGCTGTCGCGCAACCACACCTTCGGCACCAACCTCGGCAGGGGCATGACCCTCCAGGAGACCATCGCGGTCACCAGGCAGACCGCCGAGGGCGTCAAGTCCTGTGAGTCGGTGCTGGATCTGGCCCGTCGGCACGGTGTCGACATGCCCATCACCGAGACGGTCGTGGGAATCGTCCACGAGGGCAAGCCTCCCGTGGTCGCTCTCAAGGAGCTGATGTCGCGCAGCGCGAAGCCGGAACGACGCTGA
- a CDS encoding D-alanine--D-alanine ligase, which produces MSTENLPQNPEQSSRKPRVAVVFGGRSSEHGISTVTAGAVLRAIDRTKYDVLPIGITREGRWVLTADEPERMAITERRTPDVEGLADSSEGGVVLPVDPANREVVYSEPGSVPKALGEVDVVFPVLHGPYGEDGTLQGLLELSGVPYVGSGVLASAVGQDKEYMKRVFISFGLRVGPYVVIRPREWEQSAPDGDKGAAARKKIIDFAGEHGWPLFVKPARAGSSIGITKVDDLAGLDEAIAEAQRHDPKILVEAALRGREIECGVLEFEDGPRASVPAEIPSPDTHAYYDFEAKYIDSTPGLVPAPLTPEETVRVQRLAVEAFEAASCEGLVRADFFLTEDGEFVINEINTMPGFTPISMYPKMWQATGIEYGELVDRLIQAALRRSTGLR; this is translated from the coding sequence ATGAGCACCGAGAACCTCCCCCAGAACCCTGAGCAGTCGTCTCGCAAGCCGCGCGTGGCCGTCGTGTTCGGCGGGCGCAGTTCCGAACACGGGATCTCCACGGTCACCGCCGGCGCCGTCCTGAGGGCCATCGACCGGACCAAGTACGACGTCCTGCCGATCGGCATCACCCGGGAGGGTAGGTGGGTGCTCACCGCCGACGAACCGGAGCGCATGGCGATCACCGAGCGTCGTACGCCCGATGTCGAGGGGCTCGCCGATTCGAGCGAGGGCGGCGTGGTGCTCCCGGTCGACCCCGCGAACCGCGAAGTCGTCTACAGCGAGCCCGGATCGGTGCCCAAGGCGCTCGGCGAGGTCGACGTGGTCTTCCCGGTGCTGCACGGCCCGTACGGCGAGGACGGCACCCTCCAGGGCCTCCTGGAGCTCTCCGGGGTGCCGTACGTGGGTTCGGGTGTACTCGCCTCGGCCGTCGGCCAGGACAAGGAGTACATGAAGCGGGTGTTCATCTCCTTCGGGCTCCGGGTGGGCCCGTACGTGGTGATCCGGCCGCGCGAGTGGGAGCAGTCCGCCCCGGACGGGGACAAGGGTGCCGCCGCCCGCAAGAAGATCATCGACTTCGCCGGCGAGCACGGCTGGCCGCTGTTCGTGAAGCCCGCGCGCGCGGGCTCGTCGATCGGCATCACCAAGGTCGATGACCTGGCGGGCCTCGACGAGGCGATCGCCGAGGCACAGCGGCACGACCCGAAGATCCTCGTTGAGGCGGCGCTGCGCGGCCGCGAGATCGAGTGCGGGGTGTTGGAGTTCGAGGACGGCCCGCGTGCCTCCGTCCCCGCGGAGATCCCGTCGCCGGACACACACGCCTACTACGACTTCGAGGCGAAGTACATCGACTCGACGCCCGGCCTCGTCCCCGCGCCGCTGACGCCCGAGGAGACGGTCCGGGTGCAGCGGCTCGCGGTGGAGGCCTTCGAGGCGGCCTCCTGCGAGGGCCTCGTCCGCGCGGACTTCTTCCTTACGGAGGACGGCGAGTTCGTGATCAACGAGATCAACACGATGCCCGGCTTCACGCCGATCTCGATGTACCCCAAGATGTGGCAGGCCACCGGCATCGAGTACGGCGAGCTGGTGGACCGGTTGATCCAGGCGGCGCTGCGTCGTTCGACGGGCCTGCGCTGA
- a CDS encoding 1-acyl-sn-glycerol-3-phosphate acyltransferase encodes MTRRRIGFWYRFAAVLCKPPLVVLIKRDWRGMEHIPAEGGFITAVNHNSHIDPFAYAHFQYNTGRVPRFLAKSGLFRKGFVGAAMRGTGQIPVYRESTDALSAFRAAIDAVERGECVAFYPEGTLTRDPNGWPMTGKTGAARVALQTKCPVIPVAQWGANEVLPPYARKPDFLPRKTHRVLAGPPVDLRPFYDREMTPELLKAATEVIMAAVTLQLEEIRGEKAPATPYDPRHVRIEQRQRARAQTQPQTQAQTQPQARPPAQRKIGQEEGQGT; translated from the coding sequence GTGACCCGCCGCAGAATCGGGTTCTGGTACCGCTTCGCAGCGGTCCTCTGCAAACCGCCGCTGGTGGTTCTGATCAAGCGGGACTGGCGCGGAATGGAGCACATTCCGGCTGAGGGTGGATTTATCACCGCGGTGAACCACAATTCGCACATCGATCCCTTCGCCTACGCGCACTTTCAGTACAACACGGGCCGTGTTCCGCGATTCCTCGCGAAGAGCGGCCTTTTCCGGAAGGGATTCGTGGGGGCCGCGATGCGCGGCACCGGGCAGATCCCCGTCTACCGCGAGAGCACGGACGCGCTCAGCGCCTTCCGGGCCGCCATCGACGCGGTGGAACGCGGTGAGTGCGTCGCCTTCTACCCCGAGGGCACCCTCACCCGCGACCCGAACGGCTGGCCCATGACCGGCAAGACCGGTGCCGCCCGGGTCGCCCTGCAGACCAAGTGCCCGGTGATTCCGGTGGCCCAGTGGGGCGCCAACGAGGTGCTGCCGCCGTACGCCAGGAAGCCCGATTTCCTGCCGCGCAAGACCCACCGTGTGCTCGCCGGGCCCCCGGTGGATCTTCGGCCCTTCTACGACCGGGAGATGACCCCGGAGCTCCTGAAGGCGGCGACCGAGGTCATCATGGCCGCCGTCACTCTCCAGCTGGAGGAGATCCGCGGAGAGAAGGCGCCCGCCACTCCCTACGACCCGCGCCATGTGCGGATCGAGCAGCGGCAAAGGGCCCGGGCGCAGACGCAGCCGCAGACGCAGGCGCAGACCCAGCCGCAGGCGCGGCCGCCGGCGCAGCGGAAGATCGGACAGGAAGAGGGGCAGGGCACGTGA
- a CDS encoding DUF3515 domain-containing protein, whose product MNFFRHRRRIAIGPPAIAVLITVAGCSTADDTASAAVPSPSAKVTKLCRNLDKVLPSKVDGESRHDPDPASALTAGWGGPAIILRCGVRQPPKMIDPKVAEGADPDAVAGGVNGVDWLMEKRDDGGNRFTTANRSVYVEVTVPKGPDTSGVLIDLAPAVKKAIPEGIAD is encoded by the coding sequence GTGAACTTCTTCCGTCACCGGCGCCGCATTGCCATCGGGCCGCCCGCGATCGCCGTGCTGATCACGGTCGCGGGCTGCTCCACAGCAGACGACACCGCTTCGGCGGCGGTTCCCAGTCCGAGTGCGAAGGTCACGAAGCTGTGCCGGAACCTGGACAAGGTACTGCCGTCGAAAGTGGACGGTGAGAGCCGCCACGACCCCGATCCGGCCTCCGCACTGACCGCGGGCTGGGGAGGCCCGGCGATCATACTGCGCTGCGGTGTCCGGCAGCCGCCGAAGATGATCGACCCCAAGGTGGCGGAGGGAGCCGACCCGGACGCGGTCGCCGGTGGCGTGAACGGCGTCGACTGGCTGATGGAGAAGCGGGACGACGGGGGGAACCGCTTCACCACCGCCAACCGCAGCGTCTACGTCGAGGTGACGGTGCCGAAGGGACCGGACACCTCCGGGGTGCTGATCGATCTGGCGCCGGCCGTCAAGAAGGCGATCCCCGAGGGGATCGCCGACTAG
- a CDS encoding HU family DNA-binding protein: MNKAQLVEAIADKVGGRQQAADAVDAVLDAIVRATVAGDRVSVTGFGSFEKVDRPARYARNPQTGERVRVKKTSVPRFRAGQGFKDLVSGSKKLPKNDVAVKKAPKGSLTGGASATVKKAAAKRATTKAAAAKKTTAKKTTAKKTTATAKKTTAKKAPAKKTTATAKSTAAKKTTAKKATAKKAPAKKAPAKKSTARTTTAKKATARKR; the protein is encoded by the coding sequence GTGAACAAGGCGCAGCTCGTAGAAGCGATTGCCGACAAGGTGGGCGGCCGCCAGCAGGCCGCCGACGCCGTCGACGCGGTCCTGGACGCCATCGTCCGCGCGACCGTAGCGGGTGACCGGGTCTCGGTCACCGGGTTCGGTTCGTTCGAGAAGGTCGACCGTCCGGCCCGTTACGCCCGCAACCCCCAGACGGGCGAGCGGGTTCGGGTCAAGAAGACCTCAGTGCCGCGCTTCCGCGCGGGCCAGGGCTTCAAGGACCTGGTGAGCGGCTCGAAGAAGCTCCCGAAGAACGACGTCGCCGTCAAGAAGGCGCCCAAGGGCAGCCTGACCGGCGGGGCTTCCGCGACCGTCAAGAAGGCCGCGGCCAAGAGGGCCACGACCAAGGCGGCCGCCGCGAAGAAGACGACCGCGAAGAAGACGACCGCCAAGAAGACCACGGCCACCGCGAAGAAGACGACGGCCAAGAAGGCGCCCGCCAAGAAGACCACGGCGACCGCCAAGTCCACCGCCGCGAAGAAGACCACCGCGAAGAAGGCGACGGCCAAGAAGGCCCCGGCGAAGAAGGCCCCCGCCAAGAAGTCGACGGCTCGCACGACCACCGCCAAGAAGGCCACCGCCCGCAAGAGGTAG
- a CDS encoding DAK2 domain-containing protein, protein MAQVPQTFFDALAVRTWCSLALAALGRAREEIDAINVYPVADGDTGTNLYLTVESAVGAVEAVFAGHEAGSRAAGGPALADAVRGMAHGALIGARGNSGTILAQLLRGMAQVLAAEGETAHTDGRGLGLALRHAADSARQAVAHPVEGTVLTVASAAADAAAVAEGDCATVARAAYEGARTALAATPGQLAVLERAGVVDAGGRGLVAVLGALVETFTGETPGPASASHAHARVGHGDPAGSAGTVPGAGADAVHARVGPTEQAGPGDRTSSAGGPADPAADPGDAGECADGPHAPGQRGPAFEVIYLLEARDEAVARLRTRLDALGDSLVVVGGDGLWNVHVHVDDAGAAVEAGVEAGRPYRIRITHFGLGDVHTTGAERPTGERAQRAVVAVVPGEGLAGLYTEAGATTVLARPGEPPASGELVDAVRRAHAREVVLLPNDADLRHTAAAAAEQARTEGVRVALIPTRSAVQGIAALAVHEPGRRFDEDVVTMTSAAGATRYAEVVVAERQSWTMAGICQAGDVLGLIDGDVAVIGADVGATAETVLDRMLSAGGELVTLVLGDEAPASVADHLEARVRESYLAVDTVVYRGGRQGALLLIGVE, encoded by the coding sequence GTGGCGCAGGTGCCGCAGACATTTTTCGATGCTCTCGCGGTGCGCACCTGGTGCTCTCTCGCGCTGGCCGCGCTCGGACGGGCGCGCGAGGAGATCGACGCGATCAACGTCTATCCCGTGGCGGACGGGGACACCGGTACGAACCTGTATCTGACTGTGGAGTCCGCCGTCGGGGCCGTCGAGGCGGTCTTCGCGGGGCACGAGGCGGGCTCCCGGGCCGCCGGAGGGCCGGCGCTCGCCGATGCCGTCCGGGGAATGGCACACGGGGCGCTGATAGGCGCGCGGGGCAATTCGGGGACGATCCTCGCGCAGCTGCTGCGGGGCATGGCGCAGGTGCTCGCCGCCGAGGGTGAGACCGCTCACACCGACGGGCGGGGCCTTGGGCTCGCCCTGCGTCACGCGGCCGACTCCGCCCGCCAGGCGGTGGCCCACCCCGTCGAGGGAACGGTCCTCACGGTCGCCTCGGCCGCCGCCGATGCCGCCGCCGTGGCCGAGGGCGACTGCGCGACGGTGGCCCGGGCCGCCTACGAGGGGGCGCGTACGGCCCTCGCCGCGACCCCGGGGCAGCTGGCCGTCCTGGAGCGTGCCGGAGTGGTGGACGCGGGCGGGCGGGGCCTGGTCGCGGTCCTCGGGGCCCTGGTGGAGACGTTCACGGGGGAGACGCCGGGCCCGGCATCCGCCTCGCACGCCCACGCCCGCGTGGGACACGGCGACCCGGCGGGATCTGCCGGCACCGTGCCCGGGGCCGGTGCGGACGCCGTTCACGCGCGCGTGGGGCCCACCGAGCAGGCGGGACCCGGCGATCGGACGTCGTCCGCGGGCGGGCCCGCGGATCCGGCGGCGGATCCCGGCGACGCGGGGGAGTGCGCGGACGGCCCGCACGCCCCCGGTCAGCGTGGGCCGGCCTTCGAGGTGATCTACCTCCTGGAGGCGCGGGACGAGGCGGTCGCGCGGCTGCGGACCCGGCTCGACGCCCTCGGGGACTCGCTCGTCGTGGTCGGCGGCGACGGGCTGTGGAACGTGCATGTGCATGTGGACGACGCGGGCGCCGCCGTGGAGGCGGGCGTCGAGGCCGGGCGGCCCTACCGGATCCGGATCACTCACTTCGGGCTCGGCGACGTGCACACCACCGGTGCCGAGCGGCCGACCGGGGAGCGGGCCCAGCGCGCGGTCGTGGCCGTCGTGCCCGGCGAGGGACTGGCCGGGCTGTACACCGAGGCGGGCGCGACCACCGTCCTCGCGCGCCCCGGGGAGCCGCCCGCGAGCGGGGAGCTGGTCGACGCCGTACGGCGGGCCCACGCGCGCGAGGTGGTGCTGTTGCCGAACGACGCGGACCTGCGCCACACCGCCGCGGCGGCGGCCGAGCAGGCCCGCACCGAGGGCGTCCGCGTGGCCCTGATCCCGACCCGCTCCGCGGTCCAGGGCATCGCCGCGCTCGCCGTGCACGAGCCGGGGCGCCGCTTCGACGAGGACGTCGTGACGATGACCTCGGCGGCGGGAGCCACCCGGTACGCCGAAGTCGTGGTCGCGGAGCGGCAGTCCTGGACCATGGCCGGCATCTGCCAGGCAGGTGACGTCCTCGGGCTCATCGACGGCGACGTGGCCGTGATCGGCGCGGACGTCGGGGCGACCGCGGAGACGGTCCTCGACCGCATGCTCTCGGCCGGCGGTGAACTGGTCACCCTCGTCCTGGGCGACGAGGCCCCGGCCTCGGTCGCCGACCACCTCGAGGCCCGCGTACGGGAGTCGTACCTCGCCGTCGACACGGTCGTGTACCGGGGCGGGCGGCAGGGGGCCCTGCTGCTCATCGGCGTCGAATAG